One Thalassotalea sediminis DNA segment encodes these proteins:
- a CDS encoding adenylosuccinate synthase — MGKNVVVLGTQWGDEGKGKVVDLLTDKAKYVVRYQGGHNAGHTLVINGEKTVLHLIPSGVLRENVKCLVGNGVVLCPKALMTEINMLEERGVPVRERLLISDACPLILPYHNALDAAREKARGSKAIGTTGRGIGPAYEDKVARRGLRVGDLLNAETFAAKLKEIVEYHNFTLVNYYKVEPVDFDQVLADALEVGEIIKGMIADIPELLDQARKHGESIMFEGAQGTLLDIDHGTYPYVTSSNTTVGGVATGCGFGPRYLDYVLGITKAYTTRVGSGPFPTELDDEIGHHLGTVGHEFGATTGRERRCGWFDAVAMHRAVQINSISGFCLTKLDVLDGLKTLKICTGYKLANGDVITVPPTAAEGYEQVTPVYEEVAGWDESTVGVTSYDALPANAKAYIKRIEEVTGVPVDIISTGPDRVETIIKVNPFKD, encoded by the coding sequence ATGGGTAAAAATGTCGTTGTTCTCGGCACCCAATGGGGTGACGAAGGTAAAGGTAAAGTAGTCGACCTACTTACTGATAAAGCTAAATATGTTGTTCGCTATCAAGGTGGGCACAATGCAGGTCACACCTTGGTGATAAACGGTGAAAAAACCGTACTTCATCTTATTCCATCGGGCGTATTACGTGAAAACGTTAAATGCTTAGTGGGTAATGGTGTAGTGCTTTGTCCAAAAGCTTTGATGACAGAAATCAACATGTTAGAAGAGCGCGGTGTTCCTGTACGCGAGCGTCTTTTAATTAGTGATGCTTGTCCTCTTATTCTGCCATATCATAATGCGCTAGATGCCGCTCGTGAAAAAGCACGTGGTAGTAAGGCTATCGGTACTACAGGCCGTGGTATTGGGCCAGCTTATGAAGATAAAGTTGCTCGTCGAGGTTTACGTGTAGGCGATTTACTAAATGCAGAAACCTTTGCAGCTAAGCTTAAAGAAATTGTTGAATATCATAACTTTACTTTGGTCAACTATTACAAGGTTGAACCGGTTGATTTTGACCAGGTACTTGCGGATGCGCTTGAAGTGGGCGAAATTATTAAAGGCATGATTGCTGATATTCCAGAATTACTTGATCAGGCACGCAAGCATGGTGAATCTATCATGTTTGAAGGTGCGCAAGGTACGTTATTAGATATTGATCACGGTACATATCCTTATGTAACGTCTTCAAATACAACGGTAGGTGGTGTTGCAACAGGTTGTGGTTTTGGTCCTCGTTATTTAGATTATGTTTTGGGTATTACAAAAGCATATACTACGCGCGTAGGTTCAGGGCCATTTCCAACAGAATTAGATGATGAAATTGGCCATCATCTAGGTACAGTAGGTCATGAGTTCGGTGCAACTACCGGTCGTGAACGTCGTTGTGGTTGGTTCGACGCTGTCGCTATGCATCGTGCTGTACAAATTAACTCTATTAGTGGTTTTTGTCTAACGAAGCTAGATGTTCTTGATGGCTTAAAAACATTGAAAATATGTACTGGCTATAAATTGGCTAATGGTGATGTTATTACTGTTCCGCCTACAGCAGCAGAAGGCTATGAGCAAGTAACGCCTGTCTATGAAGAAGTAGCTGGTTGGGATGAGTCAACTGTTGGTGTTACAAGCTATGACGCATTGCCCGCAAATGCCAAAGCTTATATTAAACGCATAGAAGAAGTAACAGGTGTGCCTGTAGATATTATTTCGACCGGCCCTGACCGTGTAGAAACAATTATTAAGGTAAATCCTTTCAAAGACTAA
- a CDS encoding DUF2065 domain-containing protein gives MTLELLLTAFGLALIIEGLVPALFPNKWRNYVLKVAQESPGNIRTMGIMVVLIGLIVLWL, from the coding sequence ATGACATTAGAGTTATTGTTGACCGCATTTGGGCTTGCACTCATTATAGAAGGGTTAGTTCCTGCGTTGTTTCCAAATAAATGGCGAAATTATGTTCTTAAGGTTGCGCAAGAGAGTCCAGGTAACATTCGCACCATGGGGATTATGGTAGTGCTTATTGGCTTAATTGTCTTATGGCTATAG
- the hflC gene encoding protease modulator HflC, which produces MKNFIIVLIAALLMLTISAVFVVFEGQRGMVFQFSKIKRDDAGEMIVYEPGLHFKIPFIESVRKIDARIQTLDEAPDRFVTSEKKDLMVDSYAKWRIVDFSTYYLRTSGSIENARALLKQKINNGLRTEFGSRTIKEIVSGDRDEIMSKALESSASSREDLGIDVIDVRVKAINLPTEVSNSIYDRMRAERTAVAKEHRSKGQEQAEIIRATIDAKVTVMLASAQKQAFEIRGEGDALAAKVYADAYKKDEEFYGFVRSLEAYENSFSSKNDIMVVKPDSDFFRYLKKTDKAK; this is translated from the coding sequence ATGAAGAACTTTATAATTGTGCTTATTGCCGCCTTGTTGATGTTAACAATTTCCGCAGTATTTGTGGTCTTTGAAGGTCAACGCGGCATGGTATTCCAGTTTTCAAAAATCAAGCGCGATGATGCTGGCGAAATGATTGTCTATGAACCTGGATTACACTTTAAGATACCGTTCATTGAATCGGTACGTAAGATAGATGCTCGTATTCAAACATTAGATGAAGCACCAGATCGTTTTGTTACGTCTGAGAAAAAGGATTTGATGGTCGACTCTTATGCAAAATGGCGTATTGTTGATTTTTCGACATACTATTTGCGTACCTCTGGCTCGATTGAAAATGCTCGTGCGCTATTAAAACAGAAAATTAATAACGGATTGAGAACGGAATTTGGTTCACGTACTATCAAAGAAATTGTTTCTGGTGATCGTGATGAGATCATGAGTAAAGCTTTAGAAAGCTCAGCAAGTAGCCGAGAAGATTTAGGTATCGATGTAATTGACGTACGTGTAAAAGCGATTAACTTGCCGACAGAAGTAAGTAATTCTATTTATGATCGCATGCGTGCTGAACGTACTGCCGTTGCCAAGGAGCATCGTTCTAAAGGTCAAGAACAAGCTGAGATTATCCGAGCAACAATAGATGCAAAAGTAACGGTAATGCTTGCAAGTGCGCAAAAACAGGCATTTGAAATTAGAGGTGAAGGTGACGCTTTAGCTGCTAAAGTTTACGCAGACGCCTATAAAAAAGATGAAGAGTTTTATGGCTTTGTTCGTAGCTTAGAAGCTTATGAAAATAGCTTTAGTAGCAAAAATGACATAATGGTCGTGAAACCAGACAGTGATTTTTTCCGCTATTTGAAAAAGACAGATAAGGCTAAATAG